The segment CCCcggtcggagatcactaaaaataacattaaactgTTAACCTGAACCCCGACGCGGGCGTCCTCAATGCCCCTCAACTCAcaggtgtcagtgtttatgaacagattaaatgaaacgggaaaaattgaatcttgacaaactatttatcattataaagatctaagcctcaagcatcgatgacagatcgctgtttttgaatggaaagcttataaagactgtatttgctacatttgtgtaagcagtacacatcaaaacatgcacaatggaaacgctgtacataccagattcgtcgtaataacgagtcagaaaaacatccacagctgtaaataacagtttagttagaaaggtaggggtccactgaacgacatctcatggagcacgtttagtccaatgaagcaataacgttgtaatatgcatcataattcctttgtttacatttcagttcttcagcatcagaactgtttgcgtccgttatggaataactcacggacGGAAACTGaatcttggtagtaaaaacacggcatggttttgcagcgtacagtgtcacaaacagaatgagatgatccaccagaaaaaaataatgaatgaaagataggcgaaagatagtttatttgaattttggcgctgTCTCATGGCGGCTCGTGACGCGCTCTGATTtgagcccaaatcagctcgctattactgtatgatcacagctatcaaagtgaacgcgtctatgaatagagagagagtggattatttactttatggcacatttgtgttattaccatctgtataagtggccatcagcacatcagcccttattttcattgtaattcattgtaaatgctgcatttctagcaatctcaggatgttctgtaattggcaaataaaggtaaatcttttttattattattattcttactcAAGttattcttactgtattttttagtgctcaaataaatcacttatatgatgtctaagtttctgtctagtgttttataattgaaaaaaaaaactatgcagtggtatgtttaatgactaaatagtttgtagaagccttcaatactatcggtaaatatttttatatttggggggtggggggtctagacatagtctcataaaaatatctaatttttcatgctatcttattcagatttgaaatctaaactcatgagacatgtgattttcaacccattacttttctagattgctccaggactctttaatgtattttcatatcaaataaaaaaataaagtgtggtaaaaaaaattcaaggcacttcagtgtctatagacggtttcatcgaaCGCATGCGCGTTACCATGGTCACGCATGTGAACCTAAGTTAATTTCcggtctgtgtttgtttatcGATCAGACtcactatatatataacaattataatatattattactattatattataattatatattattatattgccaTTATTTATGGGTCAGTGGCTTGGTTAGTAATATGGCACCgactacaaacgcagttaaagttaaggtgatgagtagatcGAAGTTGAGCTCAGCTTGTTGTGCTGTGGGATGCAATCTGACATCTGGAACAAACgccttgacaaaaataaaaatgtttcggTTTCCTAAAGACAAGACGAGACGGCAAGAATGGATTACCGCTGTGCGAAGAGAGGCTTGGCTGCCAAGCAAGAATTCAAGGATCTGTAACACGCACTTCGTTACAGGTAACAAACTCATGATAGAGAGACAGATATTTTTCAAACATAAGAGCCACAATGGTTTTCCATCAATGCTGTACAAAAAACACAAGTATTTACCAGCCGCCTTTGGCTTGCTCCCTGGGGACATAACACATACAATAATACGTATGCTTTTCTAATAAAGCTTTAAATGAATTACTAAATTAAGGCTTTTACAACATTTTCATTGACGAATTTACTACACTATCACTGAtactattttatttgtaaagctgctttgtaacAATGTGAATTGTGAGAAGTGctacaaataaatttgatataTCTCATTTCATTGTAATAGTAGGATACtaatacatttaatcatttttaagcaatatcatataataatttcTGTACACAAAAATGTGCATGTAACCAGAAAATTGATGGATTATGCAAAGGATGTATGATGCTCAGCAAGGTGCAATACTGTCAACACTAACTGTTCCTGTCACTTGTTTTATTTTAGGTGCACCATCAGTGGACCCATGCCATCCTGATTATGTTCCATCAATATTCACATACAAAAACACCACTGATGGTTCACGGAAGTTGGAGCGATACCAGAGGAGTCAGAGGAGATCATCTGTGGTTGAGCCCATGGATTCAACTTCCTTAGAGGTCACACAGACTGACCCTGAAGAAGGATGCACTGCTGTGGGTACAGATCTGTCAATGGCAGATACTGACCAGCTACAGAATgaaaacattgaattaaaaagaaaaatggcttCACTGGAGAAGAAACTGGAATctcaagaaaaacaaatacaaaatcatATGTTCGTCAGTCtgtctgattttattttaaatgatgacaAGCACACTCATTTTTACACAGGTCTACCATCTACTTCTGTGTTTTTCACCCTCCTCACTTACCTGACAGCAATATGGAATGCATCATCAACAATACTTACCCTTCCCGAGCAGTTTCTTGTGGTCCTGATGAAGCTTCGTCTAGGCTTAACTCATCAAGACCTAGTTTTTCGATTTAAAAATGAGTTGTGGAATTGTCTCAAACATCTTTCATGAATGGCTCGGTGTGATGGCTAAAGAATTACAATGCCTTGTCCGGTGGCCATCCAGAAAAGAAATCAGAAGAAATCTTCCCACCCTCTTCAAGACTACAGGTTTCAATAAAGTTAGATGTATAATAGACTGTACTGAAGTGTTCACTGAGAGGCCAACTAGTTTGCAAGCATGAGCAATCACATACTCCCACTACAAATCACATAATACTGTGAAGTTCCTTGTTGGTATTAGTCCAACAGGGACTATTACATTTTTGTCAAAAGTCTGGGGTGGTCGTGCTAGCGACAAAGTTATAACTAAAAATTCTGGATTGATTAACCTTCTTGAACAAGGAGACCATGTAATGGCTGATAGAGGCTTCAATTTTCCTGAATATTTTGCAAACAAATGTGTCCGTTTTCATGTACCAGCATCTACAAAAGGAAGAAAACAATTGAGAGGATTAGAGGTGACACACTCTAGAAAAATGTCACGAGTGAGAATCCATGTGGAAAGGGCCATAGGaaaattgaagtcattcagaatTCTGCGGAACACCCTGCCAGTCAGTATGGTCAAACGGAGAAATGATAACAGTCTTTGCACAATAGATAGAATAATAATTGTTTGTGCAGCACTTTCAAATTTGGGGAAACCACTTGTACCAAAATAAAGCAAGACTGAACCACAACTTCATTTGATACGAGatcactttttttattacatattttaaaatgtcaaaaacatgcattataatatttctaaTGTTGCACTTGTATCACAGTGTTTCACAtggattgtaaataaaaaatgaaattatatactACTTAGTAATGAACACTAACAAACACTGATTAACTGATTTATTGACTGATGAATAAAGTACTATAGAATAAGATTTctgctgtttttaatttatttatataatgtaaaaagtgaaagattttcttttttttttttcagaaaacacccTTTTTCTTGCTAGACTGATTTTAGATCAGCACTACTGAGCTGCTTTTGAAACCATATTCATGTAACTGTCACTCAACTGCAGTCTTCCCTCTACAAATTCATCCACAAGTTTTGGCAGCATGTGTTTAAAGTAAAAGCTACGTAGCCTTTGCATTTATCTATTGACAAATCCCTTATCATAAGGCACATCAAGCACCAGGTGCTGTATTGGGGTCCAAATAGCAAGACAGGAGGTTTTCAGCCCAAGACAGTGCATCCTTAACTGTACCTGCCTATAGTAACCGCTGGGGCCTTTTGGGTTCAAAATGTACTGCCCACCCTCCACTCTGATTTCTTGGTTTGTTGTAGTGAGTGCATCAAGAAGGGATGTGCAAGCACTGAGTGTTATGGGGCATTTTATTTCTATCAGCTTGTTATCAGTGATACCATCAGGGCTTGCTGCCAGCCATGGGTCTCCAGGACATACCACCAACCCTCTGTCCATCAATATGCAGCCCCTCTCCCTAATCTGCTCCTTTGCAAGTCCCTCACTTTCTTTCCCATACCTTGTGGCCACACTTCTCTGGAACTTTGAGTAGAGGTGTTCAAACTTCACCGGGGTCAGTTGTCTCACGCTGAGGCACTTTGCTGGCTGTGCTTGCTGTTATGCGCAGCTTGCGTGCATCATGCCAGAGTGGTTCTATGCTCtgttttcttgtgtttctctctAGTTCAACCACTTGATCTGGGTTCAGTTTAATGAAGGCATCATAAAATATTGTGCACTTAGGACAGCTCAGAGCACTACCATGTTCACTGTGGAGCTGAGCTAAGCTACTACACACACTGAATTCCTCTCCCTGAGCACCCTGCTCTCCCTGACTGCTGGTGAAATCCTGACTACCTGACTTAGAGGCTGTGTCTGTCTCACTGTTGTCACACATGACAGAAAAGAGAGCGCAGTCTGGCACAACTTCCTAAAAGAAATGGTGAAAAGATCTTACCTACACTGCCATATATATCGTACTGAATCTTTTACATTAGACCAACTGGTTGATTTGTtagatatatatgaaatataacttACTTTCAGggctttaaaaagcttttttggTGACCCATCTGGATTTAGAGGTGGAAGGCAGAGGGGAGATGGGTGGTTGATCTTTTTGCCAGGTTTCAAGAAATCACACTGTGCTACTGGTTGTGGATCAGCCTAAAAGAATATTTGAAATTAACATTGTACATAaatttaggggtgtaacggttcacaaaattcacggttcggttcgatacgatgatgtcacggttcggttcggtacgttttagattatagcaaaatgtaaaaacatttcaacttttcagaatgccgcaagcgcaccgcgggtcatgtgacaagaactaaccaatcagcttaatCCTTtaccgtaacaacgttgaaagctcagccaagatgaaggaacagctgatcatagctgtatatggattgcaattttgaaataaatttagtagcagagctactgcaagcgatttttagagctgcaaatccatttatcctttgctgaaatttccgcgtctcatggagagagcacttcattgttgcttagcaaaggcagacgcctcatgagcgcttctgcccgagcgctttggaaaggatatgtgttcacatatcgcgtttttaggcgcgatatgtgaacggccccgaaggctcgttgcaaaatgtcagaaatgcatttaacagaccagaaatagaagatcctccaataaccaacaggtctggtgtttggttgcactttggattccctgtaagctataatggtgtaccggtgtctaaatTCTGCGGgaatagtttgttgcgtgtatgtttctcctttttttcgtcttttcccagatactgacacaataaggtgatgtcggcgtaaaccagttgacatgtttcaagtattcccgcggttttttttttttttttttttttattcccgctggtgtaccctattgtcatgtagcagatgcgacataccgttgtttttttctatccaccactctcttgccatcaccattatagcttaaagggaatccaaagtgcacccaaacaccagacctgttggttattggaggatcttctatttctggtctgttaaacgcattggccattttgcaacgagccttcagcgcgtactgagtgagcgagcgccggACTGAGTATCCTAACATAAACAATtaactataagttggtgtttttttcttcttcgggagtgtcaggagcgttgcctgttacgtcgtttgggttattgggctaccttgttgaacgcatatcattatatttctcttttttttttttcaaacataattaattagtccaatgaaccgttcggtatacataatgcgtaccgcgtaccaaaccgaaagcctcgtaccgaacggtacaatacgaatacgcgtatcgttacacccctaataaacatactttataaaaataattattaaggaAAATAGCCATGATATATGTAATGTTGTGCAAAAtaccaataattatttaatttattaaatataatcattGCAAAAAAAGCTCCCCTTCTTAGTCACCCGTGACCAAACACTTGGTTTTGAAGTGACAGATGGGCCACTCTGGAATCCATCCTGGACACACTGCTCCACAGCAACTAAAATCATACCCACATGACTACACACCTCTCCATTGCTGCACAGATCCAGatagacattttatttaaatgggttatctaaatgctactgtaaaacgTAACGTTAGCTGTATTGTTTAGTTAGACAACCATACTTACCCTGTCATGCAGGTACAATGCCCACTCTGGACTTCGCTAGACTTCCTCACAACGATCCAGGCGGAGTAGCTCTTTGAAAGCGTCTGACCCGCTTCAATTTCCCCGTAAACATCACAGGTATTTCCATTCGTATAGGTTAGAATCCGTTTAACTTTTCCGGAATGAAAATGGTTATACGCATCCAAGCTGCGATATGCCTTGAACGCCTCCCTTGTATATACACATTCCTTCTCGACTAGGTATTCAAAGATGTGTACCTGACTGACCTCCGGTAAATCAGATAGGTCTGCAGAAAAACATTCTTGCCTCAAAATTTTTTAGAACGGGTCTGGTAGTGTAACTTTGTCGCATTTAAGTTTGTCAAATAATGGTTCTTTTCATCTACTGGTAACCCCAAATAATAATGACTAGACATAGTTTTACCTACTTGCTACCTAATTTAATTGCTATATATTTAGCTTATTATTAGAAATCTACTCTAGATGgagtttgctgttgtttttgttatttgcggaactctaccggaagttaagttaggtccacaaagccgcgcatgcgcagtaacgtttgtttatgttgttgccgttgaaaccgtctataacttttaatatttttgagcattatcaaagcCCAGAGGgttttctttccaaagacaccaaaattatgtgtgtaacacactgaagtaggaaacttacaattttaagttaggtagagcactttcagcccATAATGGAGTGTTAAAGAGGTGtctgaacttgcaagcacgatgtcagacactgtaatatgctctggtcccctccctgcttaccgtggtgatgagatacaCAGCAGTGTAAGGGAAAATTCCCAgtagtgagagaaaaaaagtcaaaacaacattttataccgtatttttcggactataagtcgcacctgagtataagtcgcattagtccaaaaatgaggaaaaaaacaaatataaatataaggactataagtctcatttattaagaaccaagaaccaaaagaaaacattaccgtctacagatgcgagagggcgctctatgttctcAGTTTACaatagactacaggagcactgagcaacataAAGTGCCCTTTCATGGCTGAAGATGGTAATGATGTTTTcccttggttcatttctctcggttcatgtcaaattaatttcaataaataagtcgcacccgactataagtcacaggactaGCCAAACtatttatagtccggaaaatacggaatatatatgtatatatatatatatatatatatatatatatatatatatatatagattgattgtgtgcgtgtgtaatgatgagacagagacgtTCGGATACATGTGCAGAACTttgatgagaatggtcagacagtcAATGATCAGTAACGGAAAACAcaaggaaggaaggaaaacacaaggaaaacgctcggaaatgtcagactggctaaacaagacttcgcagtgagtgagagtgagtgtgctgcttatatgtatgtgtgtaaatgaggtgcaggtgtggcaaggaaattggctgatgaatgaggtgcatgtgtggcagggtgattgtgatgcagtgatttacgggtaatgtagtttgggtgtggtgcaacagtatgagaggtgctagtgtccaagtgacatctggtggttgatgggtggaatggtcttgagtggagtgccctctactaaagctcatgggcactccatctaatgttCGTGACATAGCCCCCCCCccaaaggagcggcttccagacgctcaaaACAATCTAAGAGGGCGGTGGAGCGGAAGCGgcacagggggagggatggagggccaggtccatgaggAAGTGCAGTGGTCGGGGACCGGGGCAGAGCAGGCGGAAatggagcccttcctgggcctaactcgggaaAACAGGAGCCCCTCCTGGGCCTGACATAGGAAACAGGGGCCCACCGTGGGTTTAACTCGGGACAGGGCTTACCTCGGGAACAGGAGCCTGCCatgggcctaactcgggaacaAGGGTCCACCAAAGCAGAGCAGGTGGCGTGGGAGCCCACCAGAAtagagcaggtggagctggagcccaccagggaggagtagaggaccaccacagccgagaagatgggacagaagcccaccagggcaaagcagaggaccaccacagctgagaagacgggacagaagcccaccagggcgttgcagaggaccaccacagccgagcagacgacacagaagcccaccagggcggtgcagaggaccaccacagtggagtcgatggcacaggagagtaAGTCTCCTCTGGtaggactgaaacagagaacattaacaggttaatagcggcctccgtggccgtgatgagatggtagccggcctccgtggccatgacaggacagacagagagTTGGTGTATGGTCTCCGTAGCCCTGACCGGAATGAATGACAGCTCATTGACGGCCTCCCTGGTCGTGACAGGATAAGACGAGAgctctgagatgtgacgaggctctgggagttcggctgaggtgtgacgaggctctggtagatctgtggtgacttgactgggttcatgaagatcaactatgacttgacttagttcacggaggtaaatggtgacttgactttgctcatgaagatcattgatgacttgactttgctcatgaaaatcgttggtgacttgacttggttcctgaggatcaactgtgacttgacttagttcacggaggttaatggtgacttgactttgctcatgaagatcattggtgacctgaatttaatcatgaagatcattggt is part of the Carassius gibelio isolate Cgi1373 ecotype wild population from Czech Republic chromosome A4, carGib1.2-hapl.c, whole genome shotgun sequence genome and harbors:
- the LOC127969623 gene encoding peroxynitrite isomerase THAP4-like, yielding MSRSKLSSACCAVGCNLTSGTNALTKIKMFRFPKDKTRRQEWITAVRREAWLPSKNSRICNTHFVTGAPSVDPCHPDYVPSIFTYKNTTDGSRKLERYQRSQRRSSVVEPMDSTSLEVTQTDPEEGCTAVGTDLSMADTDQLQNENIELKRKMASLEKKLESQEKQIQNHMFVSLSDFILNDDKHTHFYTGLPSTSVFFTLLTYLTAIWNASSTILTLPEQFLVVLMKLRLGLTHQDLVFRFKNELWNCLKHLS